In the genome of Polyodon spathula isolate WHYD16114869_AA chromosome 57, ASM1765450v1, whole genome shotgun sequence, one region contains:
- the LOC121307630 gene encoding ER membrane protein complex subunit 5-like, which yields MKMASSVWKGLVGVGLLALAHSAFSAAQHRSYMRLTEKENETLPIDIVLQTLLAFVVTCYGIVHIAGEFKDMDSTSELKNKTFDTLRNHPSFYLFNHRGRVLFQPPETTPVPRQQALNCNPLRLRKLEHH from the exons atGAAGATGGCTTCGTCTGTCTGGAAGGGTCTAGTCGGTGTCGGGCTGTTAGCTTTGGCTCACTCGGCGTTTTCAGCGGCTCAGC ATCGGTCCTATATGCGACTAACGGAAAAGGAGAATGAAACACTACCGATCGAT ATTGTCCTTCAGACGCTGCTGGCATTTGTAGTAACTTGTTATGGCATTGTGCACATTGCGGGGGAATTTAAAGACATGGATTCTACATCAGAGCTGAAAAACAA GACATTTGACACGCTGAGAAATCATCCTTCTTTCTACCTTTTTAACCACCGGGGCAGAGTGCTTTTCCAGCCCCCTGAGACCACCCCTGTCCCCAGGCAGCAAGCGCTGAACTGCAACCCACTGAGGCTACGGAAACTAGAGCATCACTGA